A single Nerophis ophidion isolate RoL-2023_Sa unplaced genomic scaffold, RoL_Noph_v1.0 HiC_scaffold_46, whole genome shotgun sequence DNA region contains:
- the LOC133546859 gene encoding zinc finger protein 260-like, which produces MCERTIAKYEEELCCVKMCERTIAEYKEELSRTKEENERLRQLLEAVFKKPQVVLHRTDLKKEHLPHEQEEEPQSSNIHEEEEVPNSQHIKEGGEEPQPPHIKEEDATPQTHNVKLTLHIKGQAEDPLILHIKKEEEDLLTPHFKEQENPLTPLIKKEEEDPLTPYFKEEEEDQEAPHIKEEEEEEGISQPKWLEEFPVTGVPVKSEDDEVKGESEERGGGEPPSSSSTQHMTTEADGDHCGGSQADKLLAPLSDSEDTTSHSPDTDDEDSKDDKTCHTDNTHFTSSHSHKTFKYHSSLKRHMRTHTGEKPFSCSLCSKGFAQSHLLKRHMRTHTGEKTFSCSICGKGFAHRNNLKRHKKTHTGQNPFSRSTCGKSFTRSQSFKEHMSTHTGEKPFSCSTCGKGFTKSQSLKRHMKIHTGEKPFSCSTCGKSFIRSQSFKEHMSTHTGEKPFSCSTCGKSFTRSQSFKEHMSTHTGEKPFSCSTCGKSFTRSQSLKVHMRTHTGEKPFSCSTCGKGFTKSQSLKRHMRIHTAEKPFSCSTCGKGFTLSQSLKEHIRTHTFEKTFSCSTCGKGFTRSQSLKVHMRTHTGEKPLSCSTCGKGFAHSNKLKRHMRIHTGEKPFSCSICGKGFTQSQDVKVHMRTHTGEKSHSCSICNRSFCDRSTLVRHMRRHPGEKVLSCSVCGERLSSKYQCKKHKCAGENSSSK; this is translated from the coding sequence ACTTAAAAAAAGAACATCTTCCTcatgagcaggaggaggaaccacagtcctccaacatacacgaggaagaagaggtaccaaattcccaacacatcaaagagggaggagaggagccacagcccccccacattaaagaggaagacgcgacgccacagacccataatgttaaactgacccttcacattaaagggcaagcggaggacccactcatcttacacatcaaaaaggaagaggaagacctactgacccctcactttaaggagcaagagaacccgcTGACACCTctcattaaaaaggaagaggaggacccactgactccctactttaaagaggaagaggaggaccaagaggcgccgcacattaaagaggaagaggaggaagagggcatcagtcagcctaaatggttggaggagttcccagtgactggtgtccctgtgaagagtgaagatgatgaggtgaaaggtgaaagtgaggagaggggagggggggagcctccaagcagcagctcaacacaacacatgacaacagaagctgatggagaccactgtggaggatcacaagcagacaagctcttagctccactatcagatagtgaggacacaacgtcacactctcctgacactgatgatgaagactctaaagatgataagacatgtcacactgacaacactcacttcacatcttctcactctcacaaaacctttaaataccatagttctctgaaaagacacatgagaacacacactggagaaaaacctttttcttgttcactctgtagtaaaggttttgcacaaagtcaccttttgaaaagacacatgagaacacacactggagaaaaaactttttcttgttcaatctgtggtaaaggttttgcacacagaaacaatttgaaaagacacaagaaaacacacactggtCAAAACCCTTTTTCCCGTTCaacatgtggtaaaagttttacacgaagtcagagTTTTAAAgaacacatgagtacacacactggtgaaaaacctttttcctgttcaacctgtggtaaaggttttacaaaaagtcagagtttgaaaagacacatgaaaatacacactggtgaaaaacctttttcctgttcaacctgtggtaaaagttttatacGAAGTCAGAGTTTTAAAgaacacatgagtacacacactggtgaaaaacctttttcctgttcaacctgtggtaaaagttttacacgaagtcagagTTTTAAAgaacacatgagtacacacactggtgaaaaacctttttcctgttcaacctgtggtaaaagttttacacgaagtcagagtttgaaagtacacatgagaacacacactggtgaaaaacctttttcctgttcaacctgtggtaaaggttttacaaaaagtcagagtttgaaaagacacatgagaatacacactgctgaaaaacctttttcctgttcaacctgtggtaaaggttttacactcagtcagagtttgaaagaacacattagaacacacacttttgaaaaaactttttcctgttcaacctgtggtaaaggttttacaagaagtcagagtttgaaggtacacatgagaacacacactggtgaaaaacctctttcctgttcaacctgtggtaaaggttttgcacacagtaacaaattgaaaagacacatgagaatacacactggtgaaaaacctttttcctgttcaatctgtggtaaaggttttacacaaagtcaagatgtgaaagtacacatgagaacacacactggtgaaaaatcacattcctgttcaatctgcaacagaagcttttgtgaccgatcgacccttgtaagacacatgagaagacacccaggagagaaagtgttgagttgcagtgtgtgtggtgaaagattgtcttctaagtaccagtgtaagaaacacaagtgtgctggtgagaacagcagcagcaaatga